Genomic segment of Streptomyces sp. NBC_01210:
TCGTGGCGTGGGCCCAGAGCGGCAGGGCGACCCAGCAGATGACGAACCAGACGACCATTGCGGCCACCAGCAACAGGGCGAGCGCGTCGTCCACGACCAGTCGCAGGATCAGCAGCAGCGACGACGCCATCGTGCACAGCAGCAGAAACAGTCCGACAAGCGTGAGGCGGGAGGCCCATTGGACGGTCTCCGGTTTGAGCCGCCGGCCGGTGAGGAGCCGATGGATGGACACGGGACCGATGAGAGCTCCGGTCGTCGCCGCCCCCAGCAGAATGGTGACCGTATAGATATCGCGGTCGGTGTCGGACAGGCCGGCGAAACGGGCCTGGAACGCCACCGTGAGCAGGAATCCAAACAGGACTTGCACACCTGTCTGGGCAACTCGCAATTCCTGCAGCAGTTCAACCCACAGCCGGTCCGCCCGTTCCTCCGGTGTCTCGTCCCGACCGCGCTCACGACCGCTTCTGCCTTGCTCCATCACCGGGCGCCTCCCTCATGTCCGTGTGGCGCTTTCCTCTTATATCGCACTCCTTATGCGGCGTCCTGCATGATCTCGCGGCGAAGTCGCTCGCAGGAGTTGCTGATCAGGCGTGACACATGCATCTGGGAGATGCCGAGGTCCTCGGCAATGCTGCGCTGTGTCATGTCGCGGAAGAACCGCATGTAGAGGATTTTCCGTTCCCGCGCCGGTAAGCGCCGCAGCCGGGGCTTGACTGCCTCCCGGTCGATGACGACATCGAGCGCGGGATCCGGGCCGCCCAGGCCGTCGCACAGTGTGTATCCGCCCTCGCCGCCCGGGAGTTCGGCGTCCAGGGACAGGGCGCCGAAGGAGTCGGCGGCCTCCAGCCCGGCCCTCGCCTCCTCCGGCGTCAGCCCGGCCTGCGTGGCGATCTCCGCAAGGGTCGGCGCCCGGCCCGAGACGGTCTGGAGGAGCTCGCGCTGGGCCGTACGGACCCGATTGCGCTGGTCCTGGACCCGACGTGGCACATGGA
This window contains:
- a CDS encoding SigB/SigF/SigG family RNA polymerase sigma factor, with amino-acid sequence MRTHASRKHSHDDAPDTAADFDRLAHLPEGAQREAVRQQLVNAWLPMAERIAGRFRNRGESLEDLCQVAALGLVKAVDRYDPERGTAFAGFAVPTITGEVKRHFRDHMWTLHVPRRVQDQRNRVRTAQRELLQTVSGRAPTLAEIATQAGLTPEEARAGLEAADSFGALSLDAELPGGEGGYTLCDGLGGPDPALDVVIDREAVKPRLRRLPARERKILYMRFFRDMTQRSIAEDLGISQMHVSRLISNSCERLRREIMQDAA
- a CDS encoding DUF6328 family protein yields the protein MEQGRSGRERGRDETPEERADRLWVELLQELRVAQTGVQVLFGFLLTVAFQARFAGLSDTDRDIYTVTILLGAATTGALIGPVSIHRLLTGRRLKPETVQWASRLTLVGLFLLLCTMASSLLLILRLVVDDALALLLVAAMVVWFVICWVALPLWAHATNPPGK